In Spirochaetota bacterium, a genomic segment contains:
- a CDS encoding SDR family oxidoreductase: MNVFDGKRIYITGGSSGIGLEIARQLASQGADLLLFARDPKKLEDARAIVDDARGGLTRRTGVMSLDVGDNAMTVKAIGRAVKEFGPPDMIINSAGIGSANYFEKISYDEFDRVMKTNLYGTRNVIAAALPHMKGSGGTIVIVSSMAGFMSIFGYSAYATSKFALIGFSEALCSELAGRGIKVLLACPPETDTPFLVEENKTIPPECRAMKDIMGTLGVGYVARHIIRGIARGKYLIMPGHVARFLYYLQRFSPGWVSRMIADSTVKRAARKKTSL, encoded by the coding sequence ATGAATGTTTTTGACGGCAAGCGAATATACATCACCGGCGGCTCCAGCGGGATCGGCCTTGAGATCGCCCGGCAGCTCGCCTCTCAGGGCGCCGACCTGCTCCTTTTTGCCCGCGACCCTAAAAAGCTGGAGGATGCCCGCGCCATCGTCGATGACGCCCGCGGCGGACTTACCCGGCGAACCGGGGTAATGTCCCTTGACGTCGGCGACAACGCCATGACCGTGAAGGCCATCGGGCGCGCGGTGAAGGAGTTCGGCCCGCCCGATATGATCATCAATAGCGCCGGCATAGGAAGCGCCAATTACTTCGAAAAGATTTCCTACGACGAATTTGACCGGGTCATGAAGACAAATCTCTATGGCACACGGAACGTCATCGCCGCGGCCCTTCCCCATATGAAGGGTAGTGGCGGCACCATTGTAATTGTATCCTCGATGGCCGGTTTCATGAGCATTTTCGGTTACTCGGCGTACGCGACGTCGAAATTCGCCCTGATCGGTTTTTCCGAGGCCCTCTGCAGCGAGCTGGCAGGGCGCGGCATAAAGGTATTGCTTGCCTGCCCGCCGGAGACCGACACACCCTTCCTGGTCGAGGAGAACAAGACAATTCCCCCGGAGTGCCGGGCGATGAAGGACATCATGGGGACCCTCGGCGTCGGTTACGTTGCTCGGCACATCATACGGGGCATCGCGCGCGGAAAGTACCTGATCATGCCCGGGCATGTGGCCCGGTTCCTCTATTACCTCCAGCGTTTTTCCCCGGGGTGGGTGTCCCGCATGATCGCTGATAGCACCGTGAAGCGGGCGGCGAGGAAGAAAACATCCCTCTAA
- a CDS encoding ABC transporter ATP-binding protein — translation MTEAIEFINTSKIYRIPSLLPWRASKKISALNNISFKCPQGKITCLLGPNGAGKTTVIKILAGLVSPDGGSIEILGTSLDDAAARESVKIGVMASNDRSFYWRLTGRQNLEFFCALYGYTSRTLRRMVSTILQELNIEAEADKPFRLYSTGTKQKFLLARALLHNPDILLLDEPTSHIDPIAKDGIHTLIKDNFIAARKTTVLLCTHDIYEVQQLADRIILLSEGAVIAEGSPSELTSMVNPGITFTMDFSRMPQKSWAAKIPVTIISTTRGSIECRVATKTSISDAIEAAVAAGGRITRCVEREESIVDIFSRLTGGGTI, via the coding sequence ATGACTGAAGCCATAGAATTCATAAATACTTCAAAGATATATCGGATACCGTCACTATTGCCATGGCGGGCTTCAAAAAAAATATCCGCACTGAACAATATAAGCTTCAAATGTCCCCAAGGCAAGATTACATGTCTCCTCGGCCCCAATGGCGCCGGTAAAACAACAGTTATAAAAATACTTGCCGGTCTTGTATCCCCTGATGGCGGAAGCATTGAAATACTCGGCACTTCCCTTGACGATGCCGCGGCGAGGGAATCCGTAAAAATTGGGGTCATGGCTTCCAACGACCGCTCTTTTTACTGGCGCCTCACCGGCCGGCAGAACCTTGAATTCTTTTGTGCCCTATACGGTTATACAAGCCGGACCCTCCGCAGAATGGTATCAACCATTCTTCAAGAATTGAATATCGAGGCTGAAGCAGACAAACCCTTCCGCCTTTACTCGACAGGGACCAAACAAAAATTTCTCCTGGCCAGAGCCCTCCTCCATAATCCCGATATTCTTTTACTTGATGAGCCAACAAGCCACATCGATCCGATTGCGAAGGACGGCATACATACCCTGATCAAAGATAATTTCATCGCCGCAAGAAAGACCACGGTACTCCTCTGCACCCATGACATCTACGAAGTTCAGCAGTTGGCAGACCGCATTATCCTCCTCAGCGAAGGTGCGGTGATTGCCGAGGGAAGCCCATCTGAGCTCACATCCATGGTAAATCCCGGCATAACTTTTACAATGGATTTCTCCCGTATGCCACAAAAGAGCTGGGCTGCGAAAATCCCCGTTACCATTATCAGCACAACACGCGGCAGCATCGAATGCCGAGTGGCAACAAAAACAAGCATATCGGATGCCATAGAGGCCGCCGTTGCAGCCGGTGGTCGAATTACACGATGTGTTGAGAGGGAAGAATCAATAGTTGACATCTTTTCACGCCTCACCGGGGGAGGCACCATATGA
- a CDS encoding ABC transporter permease: MKLAAFLKKDMLITMSYRFNLAIQAAKVIISLLMFYFIGETFGSTLSPYLGRYGGSYFAYVLVGYAVSTFVSVGLDAFSNEIRTAQIEGTLEALLSTPTSIYTILIGNSLWSFIEAFAESLILIGIGVFFFRFNISLAHALGTIIVLVLTLLSFLAIGMLSASFIMIFKQGDPIRFVFGSSSYFLGGVIFPVEVLPVPLQHMAELLPITHAVKALRELLLARISFESIGTIMMNLVLFIMIVAPISIATFRFAVRRAKRDGSLVQY, from the coding sequence ATGAAACTGGCCGCCTTTCTAAAGAAAGATATGCTGATCACTATGAGCTACCGATTCAACCTTGCGATTCAGGCGGCAAAAGTCATCATCTCACTCCTCATGTTTTATTTCATCGGAGAAACATTCGGCAGCACACTGTCTCCCTACCTGGGACGCTACGGCGGCAGTTATTTCGCATATGTGCTTGTAGGATATGCGGTTTCCACTTTCGTATCAGTGGGCCTTGATGCCTTTTCCAATGAAATACGGACCGCTCAGATCGAGGGAACACTGGAGGCCCTTCTGAGCACTCCCACGTCTATTTATACCATTCTCATCGGCAATTCCCTCTGGTCTTTCATTGAGGCCTTTGCTGAATCACTAATCCTCATTGGCATTGGGGTGTTTTTTTTCAGATTTAATATATCCCTGGCACACGCCCTCGGCACGATCATAGTTCTTGTTCTGACTCTTTTATCATTCCTTGCAATAGGCATGCTTTCAGCTTCATTCATCATGATATTCAAACAAGGCGACCCGATCAGGTTTGTTTTTGGTTCTTCGAGCTATTTCCTGGGGGGGGTTATCTTTCCAGTGGAAGTCCTTCCCGTACCACTACAGCACATGGCGGAACTGCTCCCCATCACACATGCCGTTAAAGCGTTAAGGGAACTTCTCCTGGCACGAATAAGCTTTGAAAGTATCGGCACGATCATGATGAATCTGGTGCTATTCATCATGATCGTGGCGCCGATAAGCATCGCAACCTTCCGCTTTGCCGTCAGAAGGGCCAAGAGGGACGGGAGCCTGGTGCAATACTGA